A window from Citrus sinensis cultivar Valencia sweet orange chromosome 5, DVS_A1.0, whole genome shotgun sequence encodes these proteins:
- the LOC127902449 gene encoding uncharacterized protein LOC127902449: MDSFSDIVMKQLAAAISFFLLLHYLSSTNGTVLKSSASNLVDCVCKQTQNYVDCFSSGSRSLNSINIRPAENCGKNCSRDSCSNHKQTAKLMLKKMAKNKRTAPSLRPALKNGAWGYWHAAMASFDCARMELYQDVTKANYDAKAASDGAVFCETWLNITKWNIPSIRLRNYYISLFSDIGYSITDMLDG, translated from the coding sequence ATGGATTCCTTCAGCGATATTGTCATGAAGCAACTAGCAGCAgccatttctttcttcttacTTCTTCATTATCTTTCATCAACAAATGGCACAGTTTTGAAATCATCAGCATCAAACTTAGTTGACTGTGTTTGCAAACAAACCCAAAATTATGTAGACTGTTTCAGCTCTGGGTCGCGATCCCTGAACTCCATCAACATCAGACCTGCTGAAAACTGTGGCAAGAATTGCTCTAGAGATAGCTGTAGCAATCACAAACAGACAGCAAAgcttatgttgaaaaaaatggccaaaaacaaAAGGACTGCTCCGAGTTTAAGACCAGCACTAAAGAATGGTGCATGGGGCTATTGGCATGCAGCAATGGCGTCATTTGATTGTGCAAGAATGGAGCTGTATCAAGATGTGACCAAAGCAAATTATGATGCAAAAGCTGCCAGCGACGGGGCTGTCTTCTGTGAAACTTGGTTGAATATTACTAAGTGGAATATTCCATCCATTAGGCttagaaattattatataagtttGTTCAGTGATATTGGATATTCTATTACGGATATGCTTGATGGCTGA
- the LOC112497672 gene encoding cell wall / vacuolar inhibitor of fructosidase 2-like, whose translation MNSHRTLAMKHVAAAAIALFLIIHSPSQTDARILKNSPSTLVESVCKNALNYSDCVSALESDPQTPSASDLKALAKIAFAIAVTNTTNGKDYIAKMAKDSSTATSLVPALKQCVSDYESAVVSFDSAKVELDEDVMSANYDAKAAGDSAVSCETSLNSTRLDVPSVRARNYYVNLFSNIGYVITDMLES comes from the coding sequence ATGAATTCTCACAGAACACTCGCTATGAAACACGTAGCGGCAGCAGCCATTGCTTTGTTCTTAATCATTCATTCTCCTTCACAAACAGATGCCAGGATTCTGAAGAATTCTCCATCAACTTTGGTTGAGAGTGTTTGCAAAAATGCCCTAAATTATTCTGACTGCGTTTCAGCTCTCGAAAGCGACCCCCAAACTCCGTCAGCATCAGACTTAAAGGCTCTGGCAAAAATTGCTTTTGCGATAGCAGTAACTAACACAACAAACGGCAAAGATTATATTGCCAAAATGGCTAAGGACAGTAGCACAGCAACAAGTTTGGTACCAGCCTTAAAGCAATGTGTTTCCGATTATGAAAGTGCAGTTGTATCATTTGACAGTGCAAAAGTGGAGCTTGATGAAGATGTTATGTCGGCAAATTACGATGCAAAAGCTGCCGGTGACAGCGCCGTTTCTTGTGAAACTTCACTGAATTCTACTAGGCTGGATGTTCCTTCGGTTAGGGCTAGAAATTATTATGTGAATTTGTTCAGTAATATTGGATATGTTATTACTGACATGCTTGAATCCTGA
- the LOC102623142 gene encoding uncharacterized protein LOC102623142, translating into MDSHGNIVIMKQVAAAIALFLVVHSPSPTNAMILDSPSKLVDGVCKKTLNYADCVSAIGSASASDLKTLARVSLERAVSNTTNSKDYIDKLAKDKSTAPALIRALKECVSDYESSAASFKSAKMEIDEDISSANYDAKVAGDGADSCDTSLKATKKDVPSVKARNYYVKLYSNIGFVITEQLGG; encoded by the coding sequence ATGGACTCCCATGGCAACATTGTCATCATGAAACAAGTAGCAGCAGCCATTGCTTTGTTCTTAGTTGTGCACTCTCCTTCACCAACAAATGCCATGATTCTGGATTCTCCATCAAAATTAGTAGATGGTGTTTGCAAAAAAACCCTAAATTATGCAGACTGTGTCTCAGCTATCGGATCCGCATCAGCGTCGGATTTAAAAACACTGGCAAGAGTTTCTCTGGAGAGAGCAGTTTCTAACACAACAAACAGCAAAGATTATATTGACAAATTGGCAAAGGACAAAAGCACAGCACCAGCACTAATACGAGCCCTAAAGGAATGTGTTTCGGATTATGAAAGTTCGGCTGCATCATTTAAAAGCGCAAAAATGGAGATAGATGAAGATATTTCATCGGCAAATTATGATGCCAAAGTTGCCGGCGACGGGGCCGACTCGTGTGATACTTCGCTGAAAGCTACTAAAAAGGATGTTCCATCGGTTAAGGCAAGAAATTACTATGTCAAGTTGTATAGTAATATTGGATTTGTTATCACTGAGCAGCTTGGTGGCTGA
- the LOC102623417 gene encoding protein S-acyltransferase 8-like isoform X2, with protein MAKRVYEVWKGSNKFIIGGRLIFGPDARSLLVTLLLIIVPVVIFCVFVARHLRHEFSPYNAGYAILVVAIVFTIYVLGLLFLTSARDPGIIPRNSHPPEEEFRYESSMSLDVGGRQTPSLQFPRTKEVMVNGVPVRVKYCDTCMLYRPPRCSHCSICNNCVERFDHHCPWVGQCIGLRNYRFFFMFVSSSTLLCIYVFSMSALYIKILMEDHHGTVWRAMKASPASVLLMAYCFISLWFVGGLTGFHLYLIGTNQTTYENFRYRADNRLNVYDRGCVNNFLEVFCTKVKTSRNNFRAFVQEEVPRTSLPRTPEAEDLGGDPRSKVEDDLEIGEDLLKISQRRNIEEIDEDIRSRGSNGHPHNTSEVDSVLGSDIRAPTIRSETRHSSWGRRSGSWEISPEVLANSTVTESRGYGAPKEANQ; from the exons AAATTTATCATTGGTGGGAGGTTGATATTTGGGCCAGATGCTAGGTCATTGCTTGTCACGTTATTGCTGATCATCGTTCCAGTTGTTATCTTTTGTGTATTTGTTGCGAGGCATCTTCGCCATGAGTTTTCACCATATAATGCAGGATATGCGATTCTGGTGGTAGCGATTGTTTTTACTATCTAT GTATTGGGTCTTCTCTTTCTCACATCAGCCCGAGACCCTGGTATCATTCCTCGGAATTCTCATCCACCAGAGGAAGAATTCCGTTATGAGTCATCCATGTCACTTGATGTTGGGGGAAGACAAACACCCAGCCTTCAGTTCCCACGGACTAAAGAAGTTATGGTCAATGGTGTTCCAGTGCGAGTGAAGTACTGTGACACGTGCATGCTTTATCGTCCTCCCCGCTGCTCTCATTGTTCCATTTGCAACAACTGCGTGGAGCGTTTTGACCACCATTGCCCTTGGGTGGGCCAATGCATTGGACTG CGCAACTACCGCTTCTTCTTCATGTTTGTTTCTTCATCAACCCTTCTTTGCATCTATGTGTTCTCCATGTCAGCTTTGTACATCAAGATTCTGATGGAAGATCACCATGGCACAGTCTGGAGGGCAATGAAAGCGTCTCCTGCATCTGTCTTACTGATGGCCTATTGTTTCATATCCCTGTGGTTTGTTGGTGGACTCACTGGTTTCCATTTGTATCTTATTGGCACAAATCAG ACTACGTATGAAAATTTCCGCTACAGGGCTGACAACAGGCTGAACGTTTATGACCGGGGTTGCGTGAACAATTTTCTTGAAGTGTTTTGTACAAAGGTAAAAACCTCAAGGAACAACTTCCGGGCTTTTGTTCAAGAGGAGGTACCAAGGACTTCTTTGCCCCGTACTCCAGAAGCAGAAGATTTGGGTGGAGATCCACGTTCAAAGGTTGAAGATGATCTAGAGATTGGTGAAGATTTGTTGAAGATTTCCCAGCGTCGAAACATTGAAGAAATTGATGAGGACATTCGGAGCAGAGGGAGCAATGGTCATCCCCACAATACCTCGGAGGTCGACTCTGTTTTGGGTTCAGATATTCGAGCTCCTACCATTCGATCAGAAACTCGGCATTCAAGTTGGGGAAGGAGAAGTGGCAGCTGGGAAATTTCACCTGAGGTTCTTGCCAACTCCACGGTGACTGAAAGCAGAGGCTATGGCGCTCCAAAGGAAGCAAACCAATGA
- the LOC102623417 gene encoding protein S-acyltransferase 8-like isoform X1, with the protein MAKRVYEVWKGSNKFIIGGRLIFGPDARSLLVTLLLIIVPVVIFCVFVARHLRHEFSPYNAGYAILVVAIVFTIYVSPLNRWVLGLLFLTSARDPGIIPRNSHPPEEEFRYESSMSLDVGGRQTPSLQFPRTKEVMVNGVPVRVKYCDTCMLYRPPRCSHCSICNNCVERFDHHCPWVGQCIGLRNYRFFFMFVSSSTLLCIYVFSMSALYIKILMEDHHGTVWRAMKASPASVLLMAYCFISLWFVGGLTGFHLYLIGTNQTTYENFRYRADNRLNVYDRGCVNNFLEVFCTKVKTSRNNFRAFVQEEVPRTSLPRTPEAEDLGGDPRSKVEDDLEIGEDLLKISQRRNIEEIDEDIRSRGSNGHPHNTSEVDSVLGSDIRAPTIRSETRHSSWGRRSGSWEISPEVLANSTVTESRGYGAPKEANQ; encoded by the exons AAATTTATCATTGGTGGGAGGTTGATATTTGGGCCAGATGCTAGGTCATTGCTTGTCACGTTATTGCTGATCATCGTTCCAGTTGTTATCTTTTGTGTATTTGTTGCGAGGCATCTTCGCCATGAGTTTTCACCATATAATGCAGGATATGCGATTCTGGTGGTAGCGATTGTTTTTACTATCTATGTTAGTCCTCTTAATCGCTGG GTATTGGGTCTTCTCTTTCTCACATCAGCCCGAGACCCTGGTATCATTCCTCGGAATTCTCATCCACCAGAGGAAGAATTCCGTTATGAGTCATCCATGTCACTTGATGTTGGGGGAAGACAAACACCCAGCCTTCAGTTCCCACGGACTAAAGAAGTTATGGTCAATGGTGTTCCAGTGCGAGTGAAGTACTGTGACACGTGCATGCTTTATCGTCCTCCCCGCTGCTCTCATTGTTCCATTTGCAACAACTGCGTGGAGCGTTTTGACCACCATTGCCCTTGGGTGGGCCAATGCATTGGACTG CGCAACTACCGCTTCTTCTTCATGTTTGTTTCTTCATCAACCCTTCTTTGCATCTATGTGTTCTCCATGTCAGCTTTGTACATCAAGATTCTGATGGAAGATCACCATGGCACAGTCTGGAGGGCAATGAAAGCGTCTCCTGCATCTGTCTTACTGATGGCCTATTGTTTCATATCCCTGTGGTTTGTTGGTGGACTCACTGGTTTCCATTTGTATCTTATTGGCACAAATCAG ACTACGTATGAAAATTTCCGCTACAGGGCTGACAACAGGCTGAACGTTTATGACCGGGGTTGCGTGAACAATTTTCTTGAAGTGTTTTGTACAAAGGTAAAAACCTCAAGGAACAACTTCCGGGCTTTTGTTCAAGAGGAGGTACCAAGGACTTCTTTGCCCCGTACTCCAGAAGCAGAAGATTTGGGTGGAGATCCACGTTCAAAGGTTGAAGATGATCTAGAGATTGGTGAAGATTTGTTGAAGATTTCCCAGCGTCGAAACATTGAAGAAATTGATGAGGACATTCGGAGCAGAGGGAGCAATGGTCATCCCCACAATACCTCGGAGGTCGACTCTGTTTTGGGTTCAGATATTCGAGCTCCTACCATTCGATCAGAAACTCGGCATTCAAGTTGGGGAAGGAGAAGTGGCAGCTGGGAAATTTCACCTGAGGTTCTTGCCAACTCCACGGTGACTGAAAGCAGAGGCTATGGCGCTCCAAAGGAAGCAAACCAATGA